A window from Rhizosphaericola mali encodes these proteins:
- the smpB gene encoding SsrA-binding protein SmpB: MANTKQKNRNTSFSNKQAFFHYAIDNTYVAGVALLGTEVKSIRDGKVSFNDSYCILDKGELWLRGVYIAEYNFGTTNNHIAVHDRKLLLHKKELKKIESLTKEKGITIVPLKIFINDRSFVKVEIGIGKGKKLYDKRETIKQRDNDKELKRYLKN, translated from the coding sequence ATGGCAAATACAAAACAAAAAAATAGGAATACAAGCTTTAGTAATAAGCAAGCTTTTTTTCATTATGCAATTGATAATACTTACGTTGCTGGGGTAGCATTATTAGGTACAGAAGTAAAATCAATAAGAGATGGAAAGGTAAGCTTTAATGATAGTTATTGTATATTGGACAAAGGCGAATTATGGTTACGTGGTGTATATATTGCAGAATATAATTTTGGCACCACTAACAATCATATAGCTGTTCATGATCGAAAATTACTTTTACATAAAAAAGAACTAAAAAAAATTGAATCATTAACAAAAGAGAAAGGTATAACAATCGTTCCCTTAAAAATTTTTATCAATGATAGAAGTTTCGTAAAAGTAGAAATTGGAATTGGAAAAGGTAAAAAATTGTATGACAAACGTGAAACAATTAAGCAAAGGGATAATGATAAAGAGTTGAAGAGATATTTAAAAAATTAA
- the accD gene encoding acetyl-CoA carboxylase, carboxyltransferase subunit beta — protein sequence MALKEEKNKVLNLDDTTPIIDNNGDKDGWFKRLRKGILTSSSEKKEMPEGLWTKCPECSYISTTSELKENLYVCPKCSFHHRIGSEDYFEIIFDNKEFTELFEDLSSKDILGFTDVKPYGKRIKDMEAKTHLKDSMRVATGKVNGQDLVIACMDFSFIGGSLGSVMGEKIARGIDYAIKHKSAFMIISKSGGARMMESAFSLMQMAKTSGKLSELSDAQLPYISLLTDPTFGGVTASFAMLGDLNIAEPKALIGFAGPRIIKETIRKDLPKGFQTSEFLLDHGFLDFIVDRKELKNKLSQAILLFRG from the coding sequence ATGGCTCTAAAAGAAGAAAAAAATAAAGTTTTAAACTTAGATGATACAACTCCCATTATTGACAACAATGGAGATAAAGATGGTTGGTTTAAAAGATTGCGCAAAGGGATTTTAACTTCTAGTTCCGAGAAAAAAGAAATGCCTGAAGGCCTTTGGACTAAATGTCCAGAATGCAGTTATATTAGTACCACATCTGAGTTGAAAGAAAATTTATATGTCTGTCCTAAGTGTAGCTTTCACCATAGAATAGGTAGTGAAGATTATTTCGAAATTATTTTTGATAATAAAGAGTTTACTGAATTATTTGAAGATTTAAGTAGTAAAGATATCTTAGGCTTTACGGACGTAAAGCCATATGGAAAAAGGATTAAAGATATGGAAGCTAAAACGCATCTTAAAGATAGTATGCGTGTCGCTACAGGGAAGGTAAATGGACAAGATTTGGTTATTGCTTGTATGGATTTTTCTTTTATCGGAGGTTCTTTAGGAAGCGTTATGGGAGAAAAAATAGCACGTGGCATAGATTATGCTATAAAGCATAAGTCCGCTTTCATGATCATAAGTAAAAGTGGAGGAGCTAGGATGATGGAGAGTGCTTTTAGTTTGATGCAGATGGCAAAAACAAGTGGAAAATTATCTGAATTGTCTGATGCTCAATTGCCTTATATTTCTCTTTTAACAGATCCAACATTTGGAGGTGTTACTGCAAGTTTTGCGATGTTAGGAGATTTGAACATTGCTGAGCCAAAAGCGTTGATTGGTTTTGCGGGACCTAGAATAATAAAAGAGACAATTAGGAAAGACTTACCAAAAGGATTCCAAACAAGTGAATTTTTGTTAGATCATGGTTTTTTGGATTTTATAGTTGACAGAAAAGAGTTAAAAAATAAATTATCTCAAGCCATTTTATTATTTAGGGGCTAG
- a CDS encoding carboxypeptidase-like regulatory domain-containing protein, with translation MKLGIKFIQKTKLKYFVLLLLSMVFFQWAQAQEINSDSSENRVVELFGVIMTADSLRPVPAASVIVESDKRGTIANDKGIFSIAVLKGEKIKFSSIGYKDVEITIPQNIKGNQYSVIQLMTEDTVYLPATIIRARPTPEEFARDFLNTPVDEDMYEIARQNNNEATRRALMDVLPMDGKEAYSALMRQKTAQNYYKGQLPPMNLLNPFAWSDFIKSWKRGDYKSKNY, from the coding sequence ATGAAATTGGGAATAAAATTTATACAAAAAACAAAACTTAAATATTTTGTTCTATTGCTTTTGAGTATGGTCTTTTTCCAATGGGCTCAAGCACAAGAGATCAATTCTGACAGTTCGGAAAATCGTGTCGTTGAATTATTTGGAGTCATAATGACTGCAGATAGCTTACGCCCAGTTCCTGCAGCTAGTGTTATTGTAGAATCTGACAAAAGAGGAACCATTGCCAATGATAAAGGTATTTTTTCTATTGCCGTTTTAAAGGGAGAAAAAATTAAATTTTCCTCTATTGGATATAAAGATGTTGAGATTACTATTCCACAAAATATCAAAGGAAATCAATATAGTGTCATTCAATTGATGACAGAAGACACTGTTTATCTCCCTGCTACAATTATACGAGCGCGTCCAACTCCAGAAGAATTTGCAAGAGATTTCTTAAATACACCCGTCGATGAAGATATGTATGAAATAGCACGTCAAAATAATAACGAAGCCACACGTAGGGCATTAATGGATGTTTTGCCTATGGATGGAAAAGAAGCATATAGCGCACTAATGCGTCAAAAAACAGCTCAAAATTATTACAAAGGACAACTTCCGCCGATGAATTTGCTCAATCCTTTTGCATGGTCTGACTTCATTAAATCTTGGAAAAGAGGTGATTACAAAAGCAAGAACTATTAA
- a CDS encoding Mrp/NBP35 family ATP-binding protein, with amino-acid sequence MTEAEILKALSNVDDPDFKKDIVTLNMVQDMKIDGNHVSFTIVLTTPACPLKDMFETACTNAVKLLVNKDATVSIQFTSNTSSKREDTGKLLPGVKNIIAVVSGKGGVGKSTVSANLAMAFAQGGAKVGLMDADIYGPSVPIMFGVRGERPKMTSIDDKAYIVPLEKYGIKLLSIGLLVDERQAVVWRGPMVSSAIRQFITDVDWGDLDYLIIDMPPGTGDVHLTIMQTVPVTGVVIVTTPQDVALADAKKGIAMFGQAQINVPILGLVENMAYFTPEELPDNKYYIFGKDGGKKLASEYDLQLLGQIPLVQSIREGGDKGKPVMANESDVAQKAFAEFAGNTARQIAIRNIQNKPTKKVEIVE; translated from the coding sequence ATGACAGAAGCGGAAATATTAAAGGCGTTAAGTAATGTTGATGACCCGGATTTTAAGAAAGATATAGTCACCTTAAATATGGTGCAAGATATGAAGATAGATGGTAATCATGTTTCATTTACCATCGTATTGACGACTCCGGCTTGTCCATTAAAAGATATGTTTGAAACGGCATGTACTAACGCCGTTAAATTACTGGTAAATAAAGATGCAACGGTTTCGATTCAATTTACCAGTAATACAAGTTCAAAACGTGAGGATACCGGCAAATTACTTCCTGGTGTAAAAAATATCATCGCAGTGGTAAGTGGTAAAGGTGGTGTAGGTAAAAGTACTGTTTCTGCAAATTTGGCTATGGCTTTTGCACAAGGTGGTGCGAAAGTCGGTTTGATGGATGCGGATATATATGGACCAAGTGTTCCTATCATGTTCGGTGTACGTGGTGAACGTCCAAAAATGACTAGCATCGATGACAAAGCTTATATCGTTCCTTTAGAAAAATATGGTATTAAATTATTAAGTATTGGTCTACTAGTTGATGAGCGTCAAGCAGTTGTATGGAGAGGTCCAATGGTAAGTAGTGCTATTCGCCAATTTATTACAGATGTTGATTGGGGTGATTTGGACTATTTGATAATCGACATGCCTCCAGGAACTGGCGATGTTCATTTGACTATTATGCAAACCGTTCCTGTTACTGGTGTAGTTATAGTAACAACACCACAAGATGTAGCGTTAGCTGATGCCAAAAAAGGAATTGCTATGTTTGGACAAGCACAGATCAATGTTCCAATTTTAGGTTTAGTCGAAAATATGGCTTATTTCACACCGGAAGAATTGCCAGATAATAAATATTATATTTTTGGTAAAGACGGCGGTAAAAAACTTGCAAGCGAATATGATCTTCAATTGTTAGGACAGATTCCATTGGTACAATCTATACGTGAAGGTGGTGATAAAGGAAAGCCTGTTATGGCCAATGAATCTGATGTAGCACAAAAAGCATTTGCTGAATTTGCAGGTAATACGGCTCGTCAAATAGCTATTAGAAATATTCAAAATAAACCCACAAAAAAGGTAGAAATCGTTGAATAA
- the ahcY gene encoding adenosylhomocysteinase, which produces MSVISKNIDFSIPYKVADIKLADWGRKEIHLAEAEMPGLMDLRKEYGESKPLKGARIAGCLHMTIQTAVLIETLVELGAEVRWSSCNIFSTQDQAAAAIAETGVPVFAWKGETIEEADWCIEQTLFFGSEDRPLNMILDDGGDLTNMVFDKYPELVANIKGLSEETTTGVHRLYERMAHGTLPIPAININDSVTKSKFDNKYGCKESLVDAIRRATDVMMAGKVAVVAGYGDVGKGSAASLRGAGARVIVTEIDPICALQAAMDGFEVKKMENAIQRADIVVTTTGCRDIITEKEFRLMKDKTIVCNIGHFDIEIDIAWLNNNYGNTKNTIKPQVDLYTIEGKEIIVLAEGRLVNLGCATGHPSFVMSNSFTNQVLAQLELWLHSEKYENQVYMLPKILDEKVARLHLAKIGVELDELSDAQSSYLNIPKEGPFKPEFYRY; this is translated from the coding sequence ATGTCTGTTATTTCGAAAAACATTGATTTCAGTATTCCGTACAAAGTTGCGGATATTAAATTAGCGGATTGGGGTCGTAAGGAAATTCATTTGGCGGAAGCAGAAATGCCAGGTTTGATGGATTTGCGTAAAGAATATGGTGAATCAAAACCTCTTAAAGGTGCTAGAATAGCGGGTTGTTTGCACATGACAATCCAAACCGCAGTATTAATTGAAACTTTGGTTGAGTTAGGTGCTGAAGTAAGATGGAGTTCTTGTAATATATTTTCTACGCAAGATCAAGCGGCAGCTGCTATTGCAGAGACTGGCGTTCCTGTGTTTGCATGGAAAGGTGAAACAATTGAAGAAGCGGATTGGTGTATTGAACAAACATTATTTTTTGGAAGTGAAGACCGTCCTTTAAATATGATTTTGGATGATGGTGGTGATTTGACAAATATGGTTTTTGACAAATACCCAGAATTGGTTGCTAATATCAAAGGATTGAGTGAAGAAACAACTACGGGTGTTCACCGTTTGTACGAAAGAATGGCACATGGTACTTTGCCAATTCCTGCGATCAATATCAATGACTCTGTTACCAAATCTAAATTTGACAACAAATACGGTTGTAAAGAGTCTTTAGTAGATGCAATCAGACGTGCTACTGACGTAATGATGGCTGGTAAAGTTGCAGTTGTTGCGGGTTATGGTGATGTTGGTAAAGGTTCTGCAGCTTCATTGAGAGGTGCAGGTGCACGTGTTATCGTAACTGAAATCGATCCAATTTGTGCTTTACAAGCTGCAATGGACGGATTTGAAGTTAAAAAAATGGAAAATGCGATACAAAGAGCAGATATCGTAGTTACTACAACTGGTTGTCGTGATATCATCACTGAAAAAGAATTCAGATTGATGAAGGACAAAACTATTGTATGTAATATAGGTCACTTTGATATTGAAATTGATATTGCTTGGTTAAATAATAATTATGGCAATACTAAAAATACGATCAAACCACAAGTTGACTTGTATACTATCGAAGGAAAAGAAATCATCGTATTAGCAGAAGGACGTTTGGTTAATCTAGGTTGTGCAACTGGTCATCCATCATTTGTGATGAGCAATTCCTTTACCAACCAAGTATTGGCACAATTAGAATTATGGTTACATTCTGAAAAATATGAAAACCAAGTCTACATGTTACCTAAAATTTTAGATGAAAAAGTTGCAAGACTTCATTTAGCTAAAATCGGAGTAGAATTAGACGAATTGTCTGATGCACAATCTTCTTATTTGAATATTCCAAAAGAAGGACCATTCAAACCAGAATTCTATAGATATTAA
- the fbaA gene encoding class II fructose-bisphosphate aldolase, with translation MGKYSSGVLYGDELVALYNDAKENNFALPAVNVIGTNTANAALETAAKVNSPVIIQVSNGGAQFFAGKGMPNDNLQANIAGGVSFALHVHNVAKYYGVPVILHSDHAARKWIPWVDGMLTAGEAYKKEKGIPLFSSHMLDLSEEPLDSIISTSLPFLKRIDALGMSLEIEIGVTGGEEDGVDNSGVENHKLYSQPEDIWTAVKAFKEVSDRFTIAEAFGNVHGVYSPGNVSLHPEILDNTQKYIAKELGLPEGSKPVWFVFHGGSGSDKAKIHEALQYGVIKMNIDTDTQWAFWEGVLNFYKENEAYLQGQLGNPKGADAPNKKFYDPRVWLRKAEESFTVRLEEAFKDLNALNRNA, from the coding sequence ATGGGGAAGTATAGTTCCGGAGTGCTATATGGTGATGAATTAGTTGCGCTTTACAACGATGCTAAAGAAAATAATTTCGCGTTGCCTGCCGTAAACGTAATAGGTACGAACACTGCTAATGCTGCATTAGAAACTGCAGCTAAAGTTAATTCACCAGTAATTATTCAAGTGAGTAATGGTGGAGCTCAGTTTTTTGCTGGTAAAGGAATGCCAAATGACAATCTTCAAGCAAATATTGCTGGTGGAGTGAGTTTTGCATTGCACGTACATAATGTTGCGAAATATTATGGAGTACCTGTAATTTTACACTCAGATCACGCTGCAAGAAAATGGATTCCTTGGGTAGATGGAATGTTAACAGCTGGAGAGGCGTACAAAAAAGAAAAAGGAATTCCTTTATTTAGTTCGCATATGTTGGACTTAAGTGAGGAGCCATTAGACAGTATCATATCAACCTCTTTACCATTTTTGAAAAGAATTGATGCCTTGGGTATGAGTTTGGAAATTGAAATCGGTGTAACTGGTGGAGAAGAAGATGGTGTCGATAATTCGGGTGTAGAAAATCACAAATTATACTCCCAACCAGAAGATATCTGGACTGCGGTAAAAGCATTTAAAGAAGTATCTGACAGATTTACCATAGCAGAAGCATTTGGAAATGTGCATGGCGTGTATAGTCCAGGTAATGTGTCTTTGCATCCTGAAATTTTGGATAATACACAAAAATATATTGCCAAAGAATTGGGCTTACCAGAAGGATCCAAACCTGTTTGGTTTGTTTTCCATGGTGGTAGCGGTTCTGATAAAGCAAAAATCCACGAAGCATTGCAATATGGCGTTATCAAAATGAATATTGATACAGATACGCAATGGGCTTTCTGGGAGGGTGTTTTGAATTTTTATAAGGAAAATGAAGCGTATTTGCAAGGTCAATTGGGCAATCCAAAAGGTGCAGATGCTCCTAACAAAAAATTCTACGATCCACGTGTTTGGTTACGTAAAGCAGAAGAATCTTTCACCGTAAGATTAGAAGAGGCATTCAAAGATTTGAACGCATTGAATAGAAATGCTTAA
- a CDS encoding FKBP-type peptidyl-prolyl cis-trans isomerase: protein MSVADKLFKLKKQKAEQNEAAGKKFLAENATKEGVVSLPSGLQYLILEEGNGPKPGPTDAVTCHYHGTLIDGTVFDSSVKRGQPATFPLNRVISGWTEALQLMPTGSKWRLFLPHDLAYGNQQVSAQIGPNSTLIFDVELISIG from the coding sequence ATGAGCGTAGCGGATAAATTATTTAAATTAAAAAAGCAAAAGGCGGAACAAAACGAAGCTGCTGGCAAGAAATTTTTAGCAGAAAATGCCACAAAAGAAGGTGTTGTATCCTTACCAAGTGGTTTGCAATATTTGATTTTGGAAGAAGGAAATGGTCCAAAACCTGGTCCTACCGATGCCGTAACTTGTCATTATCATGGCACATTGATTGACGGAACTGTTTTTGATAGCTCAGTGAAAAGAGGTCAACCTGCGACCTTTCCTTTAAATCGTGTAATTAGCGGATGGACAGAAGCGCTTCAATTAATGCCTACTGGTAGCAAATGGCGTTTATTTTTACCTCATGATTTGGCTTATGGCAATCAACAAGTAAGTGCGCAGATCGGACCTAATAGCACTTTGATATTTGATGTGGAATTGATTTCTATCGGTTAA
- a CDS encoding universal stress protein, with translation MNQTILLPTDFSICADNALNYTIELAQKISCKKIILLHCYEFSYAVLAQPMIQTSEQTLVSEYLHELELRKSKLESQLSIEVEILLENDKLEKTITQLETIHNFSFIVVGITGKNSIEHKLIGSHSYAIMKKAKSNICMIPEKSTTNIPTGSITVALDFASFSTEEIPQLKTLLEKLLIKECRIIYVGKLEDDDKLNIIKTSLSSNNNIAFDYISIEKNENSISPSIINDLKQYPAQALVLMEKHYSLLDSIFHKSVIKVVTFHTSIPIYVLEGKK, from the coding sequence ATGAACCAAACTATTTTATTGCCAACAGACTTTTCTATTTGTGCAGACAACGCTTTGAATTATACAATAGAATTAGCTCAAAAAATATCTTGTAAAAAGATTATTTTATTGCATTGTTATGAATTTTCCTATGCCGTTCTTGCACAACCAATGATCCAAACATCCGAGCAAACTTTAGTTTCAGAATATCTACATGAACTAGAATTGCGAAAATCCAAACTAGAATCACAGCTTTCAATTGAAGTAGAAATTTTATTAGAAAATGATAAACTGGAAAAAACGATTACTCAATTAGAGACGATACATAATTTCAGTTTTATAGTCGTGGGTATCACTGGTAAAAATTCAATTGAACATAAACTCATCGGAAGTCATAGTTACGCCATTATGAAAAAAGCAAAATCTAACATCTGCATGATACCTGAAAAATCAACAACGAATATCCCTACTGGTAGCATTACAGTCGCGTTGGATTTTGCTTCATTTTCAACTGAAGAAATCCCTCAATTAAAAACTTTATTAGAAAAATTGTTGATTAAAGAATGTAGAATTATTTATGTAGGCAAGTTAGAAGATGACGATAAATTAAATATTATAAAAACTAGTTTGAGTAGCAATAATAATATAGCATTTGACTACATATCAATAGAAAAAAATGAAAATAGTATTAGTCCTTCTATAATTAATGATTTAAAGCAATATCCAGCACAGGCATTGGTATTAATGGAAAAACATTATAGTTTATTGGATTCCATTTTCCATAAAAGTGTAATCAAAGTAGTCACATTTCATACGAGCATTCCCATATACGTATTAGAAGGCAAAAAATAG
- a CDS encoding acyl-CoA thioesterase: MNFYTRKWIKPGDLNPNKSLFGGSLLQWIDEEAAIYAIIQLGSQRVVTKYMSEINFENPGREGDIIELGIKATHFGRTSITLTCEVRNKITKLVILTIDKIVFVLLDENGNPAPHGKTTITYTDERLKEE, encoded by the coding sequence ATGAATTTTTATACTAGAAAATGGATCAAACCAGGTGACTTAAATCCCAATAAATCTTTATTTGGAGGTAGTTTGTTGCAATGGATTGATGAAGAAGCGGCTATTTATGCAATTATTCAATTAGGTAGCCAGCGCGTAGTAACTAAATACATGTCCGAAATTAATTTCGAAAACCCTGGTAGGGAAGGAGATATTATTGAATTGGGTATCAAAGCCACTCATTTTGGACGCACGTCTATTACATTAACTTGTGAAGTCAGAAATAAAATAACGAAATTGGTGATCTTGACAATTGATAAAATTGTATTTGTTCTTTTGGATGAAAATGGAAATCCAGCTCCGCATGGTAAGACCACTATTACCTACACAGACGAAAGATTAAAAGAAGAATAA
- the mqnE gene encoding aminofutalosine synthase MqnE: MQEDKIKGIEALLQHQKDEKLQKIGQKVLDKIRITPEEGVYLFEKASLGFVGALANFIREARHGNKTYFNRNFHIEPTNVCVFTCAFCSYSRLYKNREEGWELSEDEMMDIVKKYDNEPVTEVHIVGGVHPKLNLAFFIDLMKKIKAHRPDLHIKGYTAVELDYMFRKAKVSVEEGLQLLKEAGLQSLPGGGAEIFAEDVRNKICHDKVGSEGWLNIHRTAHKLGMHSNATMLYGHIESFADRIDHMERLRQLQDETNGFFTFIPLKFRNKNNDMSDVKESTTVEDLRLYAISRIYLDNFPNVKAYWPMLGRENAQLTLNFGVNDLDGTIDDTTKIYTMAGSEEQTPSMNTEQLVMLIHQAGREAIERDTNYNVVKNYSEEPIAENV; encoded by the coding sequence ATGCAAGAAGATAAGATAAAAGGAATAGAAGCATTACTTCAACATCAGAAAGACGAAAAACTCCAAAAAATTGGTCAGAAAGTTTTAGATAAAATCAGAATTACACCAGAAGAAGGCGTTTATTTATTCGAAAAAGCATCCCTAGGATTTGTTGGTGCGTTAGCTAATTTCATTCGTGAAGCTCGTCATGGCAACAAAACCTATTTCAATAGAAATTTCCATATAGAACCGACAAATGTATGCGTATTTACTTGCGCATTTTGTTCCTATTCTCGCCTATATAAAAATAGGGAAGAAGGTTGGGAATTATCCGAAGATGAGATGATGGATATTGTCAAAAAATATGACAATGAACCCGTAACTGAAGTCCACATCGTAGGTGGTGTACATCCAAAATTGAATTTGGCATTTTTCATTGATTTAATGAAAAAAATCAAAGCACACCGACCAGATTTACATATCAAAGGCTATACAGCAGTTGAGTTAGATTATATGTTCAGAAAAGCAAAAGTTTCTGTAGAGGAAGGTTTGCAATTATTGAAAGAAGCGGGTTTGCAAAGTTTGCCTGGTGGCGGAGCTGAGATATTTGCAGAAGATGTAAGAAACAAAATCTGTCATGATAAAGTAGGTTCTGAAGGTTGGTTAAATATTCATAGAACCGCACACAAATTGGGAATGCACTCCAATGCGACTATGTTGTACGGGCATATTGAATCTTTCGCAGATCGTATTGATCACATGGAAAGATTACGCCAATTGCAAGATGAAACAAATGGTTTTTTCACATTTATACCATTGAAATTTAGAAATAAAAACAATGATATGAGTGATGTGAAAGAAAGTACAACTGTGGAAGACTTGAGATTGTATGCGATCTCAAGAATTTATTTGGACAATTTCCCTAACGTCAAAGCTTATTGGCCAATGCTAGGTCGTGAAAATGCGCAATTGACATTGAATTTTGGGGTAAATGATTTGGATGGTACGATTGATGACACAACCAAAATTTATACTATGGCGGGAAGTGAAGAGCAAACACCGTCTATGAATACAGAACAATTGGTTATGCTAATCCATCAAGCGGGTAGAGAAGCGATTGAAAGAGATACCAATTATAATGTGGTGAAAAATTATAGTGAAGAACCAATTGCAGAAAACGTTTAA
- a CDS encoding LytR/AlgR family response regulator transcription factor, translating into MNCIAIDDEPLALQLLKSYIEKIDFLQLENLFTDGLQGKEYLENHPVDLLFLDIQMPDITGIQLFSSLKEKPLVIFTTAFSNYAAEGFNLDAVDYLVKPFHFERFEKAVNKAKELQEFRLNKTKENDFLFVKYDYQWNKIYFNDIVLIEALDDYIKIYQKDTHPILIHMSMKAIMEKLPESLFLRVHRSYIVSIDKIKSWNKNSIQISDQEITISNTYQKQVQEVLESRLK; encoded by the coding sequence ATGAATTGTATTGCGATAGATGACGAGCCTTTGGCGCTGCAGCTTTTGAAAAGTTATATTGAGAAAATCGATTTTTTACAGTTGGAAAATCTATTTACAGATGGATTACAAGGCAAAGAATATTTGGAAAATCATCCGGTGGATTTATTGTTTTTAGATATTCAAATGCCAGATATTACAGGTATTCAACTATTTTCTAGTTTGAAAGAAAAACCGCTAGTCATTTTTACTACGGCATTTAGCAACTATGCAGCAGAAGGTTTTAATCTAGATGCGGTAGATTATTTGGTTAAACCATTTCATTTTGAAAGATTTGAAAAAGCCGTAAATAAAGCCAAAGAATTACAAGAATTCAGACTCAATAAAACGAAAGAAAATGATTTTCTTTTTGTTAAATATGACTACCAATGGAACAAAATTTATTTCAATGATATCGTATTGATTGAAGCATTAGATGACTATATTAAAATTTACCAAAAAGATACACATCCCATACTGATACACATGAGTATGAAAGCAATTATGGAAAAATTACCAGAGTCATTATTTCTTCGTGTGCATCGCTCTTATATCGTTTCAATTGATAAAATCAAGAGTTGGAATAAGAATTCTATTCAAATCAGTGATCAGGAAATTACCATCAGCAATACCTATCAAAAACAAGTGCAAGAAGTATTGGAAAGTCGTTTAAAATAA
- a CDS encoding sensor histidine kinase: MDLGKKISAQLIFNLLIWLAIILLPFLFFPYNRDFSPFHSLRFIYWYTFSVSFLLIYYFLNGYYLISNLLAKKKIWLYVLITLAAFFLFLYLFNQISVFSPETKKYIAEHKHDNDNRKHLPKYFFFFSSGPITLFLLSWIGSSISNIVSRWFDAEKVKEQITQQQLETELSLLKSQINPHFLFNTLNSIYTLAVTNNPNTSDSVLKLSRIMRYTLEESRNDKVRLTEEVEFIQSYISLQQMRLNDNVKIHFEVNGNVEFITIPPLLFISFIENAFKYGISAHHETQITVTISVKDGRLIFECINNIHGTVGLTESTGTGIENVKRRLNLLYGDIYNLDIVNENNVFDVKLNFPIGS, encoded by the coding sequence ATGGACTTAGGAAAGAAAATATCGGCACAGTTAATATTCAATCTTCTGATATGGTTGGCAATCATTTTATTGCCATTTTTATTCTTTCCATATAATAGGGATTTTAGCCCATTTCATAGCTTAAGATTTATTTATTGGTATACATTTTCGGTATCATTTCTATTGATATATTATTTTTTGAATGGCTATTATTTAATTTCCAATCTTTTAGCTAAAAAGAAAATATGGTTGTATGTACTGATTACCTTAGCCGCTTTCTTTTTATTTCTATATCTATTTAACCAAATATCTGTTTTTTCTCCAGAAACAAAGAAATATATTGCCGAGCATAAACATGATAACGATAACCGTAAGCATTTACCTAAATACTTTTTCTTTTTTAGTTCTGGCCCGATCACGTTATTCCTATTATCATGGATAGGTAGCAGTATATCTAATATCGTTTCACGTTGGTTTGATGCGGAAAAAGTGAAAGAACAAATTACGCAACAACAATTAGAAACCGAATTGAGCTTACTTAAATCTCAGATCAATCCACATTTCCTTTTTAATACCCTAAATAGTATTTATACACTTGCAGTAACAAATAATCCAAATACATCTGATTCGGTATTGAAATTATCGCGCATTATGCGTTACACGTTGGAAGAGTCTAGAAATGATAAAGTACGCCTCACAGAAGAAGTAGAATTTATCCAAAGTTATATATCCTTACAACAGATGCGTCTCAATGATAATGTTAAGATCCATTTTGAAGTGAATGGTAATGTTGAGTTCATCACGATACCGCCTTTGTTATTCATTTCCTTTATTGAAAATGCATTCAAATATGGCATTAGCGCACACCATGAAACGCAGATTACCGTTACTATAAGTGTAAAAGACGGTCGTCTGATATTTGAATGTATCAATAATATTCACGGTACGGTTGGGCTTACAGAAAGTACAGGTACGGGAATTGAAAACGTAAAACGAAGATTAAATTTATTATACGGAGATATTTATAACCTAGACATTGTCAATGAAAACAATGTGTTTGATGTGAAATTGAATTTTCCGATTGGATCTTAA